Proteins found in one Arthrobacter sp. U41 genomic segment:
- a CDS encoding helix-turn-helix transcriptional regulator, translating to MSRALTGRTEDLRSAVEAIQGSTHVAVLLLGDSGIGKSTLLEAVVEELQTTVTPVLIHGSPSLANVPYGVLGPFIVGLPVQDATSQLAVLRTFWSRLEEERGVTQKPLLLIVDDAHDLDESTAGILVELAAAGWAKLLVASATRPGLPEPLLQLWFEGIAERLDLRPLTQQQTAEILQHELGPQILPNVAEVLWEASEGNPLLLNGLIEDAKSDGSLLQRNGVWLLGRPLNSHGDRLTDVVRRQLLRRSPEERQALNLIALAEPVSRELIESTVGEVPVAALIEHELIRVTPSPHPQLRLWHSIYADTLRNLISPARSLQLRQSLLRLMDSELTSAEGLLRQVSWSLECGAEVDDRQLLRAAVLASRLYQDELARKAAALVKDPELQVAARTVTARTYFNTSDYAAARDILEADFAKGHSVAVLLTGTLMWASVLAALGHTPTDIMDRAGALLEAGERLARENPDDAEEILAATRERYATMHAMVFALAGENPDGAGTGTEAEPALPNPPANSPEAAFRLALKSELLLVQGKSEQSFAAVSEALDVAGSGHDDLYFLAEFLVARAAAPVIHGGDWEAAESLLARVAAGPGPNLITFGGGVHAARGIILLYQGKAAQALNTLSAALESLRLADPQQLFALASSMAFAAAAEVGAKDRAAAFLADYEAAPRAVSRYLRLLSQMAVTYGKARLGNYPGAVEELRALGRPDGDDSTAGVEFDSLAFCLALGDRDAALRLLELQPGLEGPRPAAICRYAAAIRTDLPADHLDAGKSCEDAELWGFAALAYDAAANGYRAAGDTLRERMAMSQRKRCLDRADSANGLEQEPETDALGLLTRRERDIVALAVRGLSDRQIAAELQVSIRTVEGHLYRSYAKLNVKGRDQLPGASPA from the coding sequence GTGTCCAGAGCCCTGACCGGGCGGACGGAGGACCTGCGCTCGGCGGTGGAGGCCATCCAAGGCAGCACCCACGTCGCGGTCCTGCTGCTCGGGGACAGCGGGATCGGCAAATCCACGCTTCTGGAAGCCGTGGTGGAGGAACTGCAGACTACTGTGACCCCTGTGCTTATCCACGGCAGCCCTTCGCTGGCGAATGTTCCGTACGGGGTGCTGGGTCCCTTCATTGTCGGCCTGCCCGTGCAGGATGCCACCTCGCAGCTCGCGGTGCTCAGAACCTTCTGGTCCCGGTTGGAGGAAGAGCGCGGCGTCACCCAGAAGCCCCTGCTGCTGATCGTGGACGACGCCCATGACCTGGATGAGTCGACCGCAGGGATCCTGGTGGAACTCGCCGCCGCGGGGTGGGCCAAGCTGCTGGTGGCCTCGGCCACCCGCCCGGGCCTGCCGGAGCCGCTGCTTCAGTTGTGGTTTGAAGGCATAGCGGAACGCCTCGACCTTCGTCCGCTAACCCAGCAACAGACGGCCGAAATCCTGCAACACGAACTCGGTCCCCAGATCCTGCCGAACGTCGCCGAGGTCCTCTGGGAAGCGTCCGAGGGCAACCCGCTCCTGCTCAACGGGTTGATCGAAGACGCGAAGAGTGACGGCTCACTGCTGCAACGCAACGGGGTGTGGCTGCTCGGGCGTCCCCTCAACAGCCACGGGGACCGCTTGACCGATGTGGTGCGGCGGCAGTTGCTGCGGCGCTCGCCGGAAGAACGCCAAGCCCTGAACCTGATCGCCCTGGCCGAGCCAGTGTCCCGCGAGCTCATTGAGTCGACGGTGGGTGAGGTCCCGGTTGCTGCCCTTATCGAACACGAGTTGATCCGCGTTACGCCATCGCCCCACCCTCAACTGCGGTTGTGGCACTCGATCTACGCGGACACGCTGCGCAACCTGATCTCGCCGGCGCGCAGCCTCCAGCTCCGGCAGAGCCTGCTGCGGCTGATGGACAGCGAGCTGACGTCGGCAGAAGGCCTGCTGCGCCAGGTGAGCTGGTCGCTGGAATGCGGAGCTGAAGTCGACGACCGTCAGCTGCTGCGTGCCGCGGTCCTCGCCAGCCGGCTCTATCAGGACGAACTGGCACGCAAGGCCGCCGCTTTGGTCAAGGACCCTGAACTGCAGGTGGCGGCCCGGACGGTGACGGCACGGACCTACTTCAATACCTCGGACTATGCTGCCGCGCGGGACATCCTGGAGGCCGACTTCGCCAAGGGACACAGTGTGGCTGTCCTCCTCACCGGAACCCTGATGTGGGCTTCGGTGCTGGCCGCTCTCGGCCACACGCCCACCGACATCATGGACCGCGCCGGCGCACTCCTGGAGGCAGGGGAGCGGCTGGCCAGGGAGAACCCGGACGACGCCGAGGAAATCCTCGCGGCCACCAGGGAACGCTATGCCACCATGCACGCCATGGTGTTCGCGCTTGCAGGCGAAAACCCGGACGGTGCCGGCACGGGAACCGAAGCGGAGCCCGCCCTGCCGAATCCGCCGGCCAACTCCCCTGAAGCAGCCTTCAGGCTGGCGCTGAAATCGGAACTGCTCCTGGTGCAGGGCAAATCGGAGCAGTCGTTCGCGGCGGTGTCCGAGGCTCTTGACGTCGCGGGCTCCGGGCACGACGACCTGTATTTTCTGGCCGAATTCCTTGTGGCGCGGGCAGCAGCGCCCGTGATCCACGGCGGCGACTGGGAAGCCGCAGAATCCCTGCTGGCACGCGTCGCCGCCGGACCGGGACCAAACCTCATCACATTCGGCGGGGGAGTCCACGCCGCGCGCGGGATCATCCTGCTGTACCAGGGCAAGGCCGCCCAGGCTCTGAACACCCTGAGCGCGGCCCTGGAATCACTGCGGCTCGCGGATCCCCAGCAGCTCTTCGCCCTGGCCTCCTCGATGGCTTTCGCCGCCGCCGCGGAAGTCGGCGCCAAGGACAGGGCTGCGGCATTCCTCGCCGACTACGAAGCCGCACCGCGGGCGGTGTCACGCTACCTGCGCCTCCTCTCGCAGATGGCGGTCACCTACGGAAAAGCGCGCCTCGGCAACTACCCGGGCGCCGTCGAGGAGCTGCGGGCACTGGGCCGGCCCGATGGCGACGATTCCACCGCAGGCGTGGAGTTCGACTCGCTTGCCTTCTGCCTGGCCCTGGGGGACCGGGACGCAGCTCTCCGGCTGCTGGAACTGCAGCCAGGGCTGGAAGGCCCCAGGCCGGCCGCGATCTGTCGCTACGCGGCGGCGATCAGAACCGACCTGCCGGCGGACCACCTGGACGCTGGCAAAAGCTGCGAGGATGCCGAGCTCTGGGGCTTCGCGGCTTTGGCCTATGACGCCGCTGCGAACGGGTACCGGGCAGCCGGCGACACCCTGAGGGAACGCATGGCAATGTCCCAGCGCAAGCGCTGCCTGGACAGGGCCGACAGCGCCAACGGCCTCGAACAGGAACCCGAGACCGACGCCTTGGGTCTGCTGACCCGCCGTGAGCGCGACATCGTGGCACTGGCCGTGCGGGGCCTCAGCGACCGCCAGATTGCCGCCGAACTGCAGGTGTCCATCCGGACAGTCGAGGGCCACCTGTACCGAAGCTATGCCAAGCTCAACGTCAAAGGCCGGGACCAGCTGCCCGGAGCGTCCCCCGCTTAG
- a CDS encoding helix-turn-helix transcriptional regulator — translation MFQQEAGLSAGSGRTDAISAAQRQGKVWHEKHFTRHKTVTDVVAALTSGSGCGAVIVGEHGAGKSFIAQRALEQLGDEFLVVQIRGSSISSKLPYGALSVLLNDLDASHLEHPLMVLRGLTQLLHTRAQGRSVVLFVDNAHDLDELSTMMVAQLCAGGHVLLLAACVDLPNLGSDIMGLWKDDLLRRVDLGPFDFVETADSLAQEYGGHFSHAAARALWNASGGNALFLHSLAREQIKLGTIVRHEDSWVLGDRPVALAGEIRDVLKARLNRLSPGQRDVFEILSLAGALPLQTLMHVSKAQDIDTLQERALIRVSHEHPPMVSIANPVTAGIVASVVPPGRSAELRRRLGAVLQDLDLDEYTGSTAVAWALDCGEEVDPKLALAAARLANKASDPQSALRFTREIDGREKLTDVAVESARAFITLHNDEAARRILTDVEQRAGEGLALDEWASLQLLWAELDSRSPAAAGSALARLQEIELRVTMSADAGTKRGSVAERVRLAYAELAVFEGRYRDVLQMFPHADATDLGSEAKIMAASLLSEAQAVTGDILGAVGLGRQVIVAAAALDLADVTIREIRGRFLLLLLLSAKFREAGDFIAGTSESWDEQARLGGMFEIGQGIVDLHHGHLTRALPRLQSGVWQLSVHDPDAVAGLATAACAYALALQGEEDKAGALLLDLEEPMPRASWLVNRITRYFELSAKAEIGQKTEALRALKLEADIDTEASALATGLQFLSAVARLGDRQASQKLSDLAGQVTGHFAGLCSRLAEGLKDADSEELLATSKDADAAGHAVFARDVTRKAVSCANDAGNRISLRMAQRTQQSLEDRFGNPRNGVLSLLTSTLTARESEVAVRAAAGTSNRKIADEMHVSVRTVEGHLYQVYAKLHVASRSELKDVIAGPAEHARLG, via the coding sequence ATGTTTCAGCAAGAAGCCGGCCTGTCTGCGGGCAGCGGCAGAACAGATGCGATTTCAGCCGCCCAACGCCAGGGGAAGGTGTGGCACGAGAAGCACTTCACGCGACACAAAACCGTTACTGATGTAGTCGCGGCCCTGACCTCGGGATCGGGCTGCGGGGCAGTGATAGTGGGGGAACACGGGGCCGGCAAGTCCTTTATCGCCCAGCGCGCCCTCGAACAGCTCGGTGACGAGTTCCTGGTAGTCCAGATCAGGGGCAGCTCCATCTCCTCGAAGCTCCCGTACGGCGCCCTCAGCGTCCTGCTCAACGATCTCGATGCCTCCCACCTCGAGCACCCGCTGATGGTCCTCCGGGGCTTGACCCAGTTGCTCCATACCCGTGCCCAGGGCCGCAGCGTCGTACTCTTCGTGGACAATGCCCATGACCTGGACGAGCTCTCCACCATGATGGTTGCCCAACTCTGCGCCGGCGGCCATGTCCTGCTGCTCGCGGCGTGCGTGGACCTGCCCAATCTGGGCAGCGACATCATGGGCCTCTGGAAGGACGACCTGCTGCGCCGGGTGGACCTTGGCCCCTTCGATTTCGTCGAGACGGCGGACAGCCTCGCCCAGGAGTACGGCGGGCACTTTTCCCACGCCGCGGCACGTGCCCTCTGGAACGCCAGCGGCGGCAATGCGCTCTTCCTGCACTCCCTGGCCCGGGAACAGATCAAACTGGGAACGATTGTCCGCCATGAGGATTCCTGGGTTTTGGGGGACCGCCCGGTGGCTCTGGCAGGTGAGATCCGGGATGTGCTGAAGGCCCGCCTCAACCGGCTCAGCCCGGGCCAGCGCGACGTGTTTGAAATCCTGTCGCTCGCCGGAGCTTTGCCCCTGCAGACCCTGATGCACGTGTCCAAGGCGCAGGACATCGACACCCTCCAGGAGCGGGCGCTGATCCGCGTCAGCCATGAACATCCGCCCATGGTGAGCATCGCCAATCCGGTGACCGCCGGCATCGTTGCCAGCGTGGTTCCGCCCGGCCGCAGTGCCGAGCTTCGCCGCCGGCTGGGCGCCGTGCTCCAAGACCTGGACCTGGACGAATACACGGGTTCCACCGCCGTCGCATGGGCACTGGACTGCGGGGAGGAAGTCGATCCCAAGCTCGCCCTGGCCGCGGCGCGCCTCGCGAACAAGGCGTCCGATCCGCAGTCCGCCCTGAGGTTCACCCGGGAAATCGACGGACGGGAAAAGCTGACGGACGTGGCCGTCGAATCTGCCCGGGCATTCATCACCCTGCACAACGACGAAGCAGCCCGCCGGATTCTGACCGACGTTGAACAGCGAGCCGGTGAGGGCCTGGCACTGGATGAATGGGCCTCACTGCAGCTGCTGTGGGCGGAACTGGACAGCCGCAGCCCCGCAGCGGCGGGCAGCGCACTGGCCCGGCTGCAGGAGATCGAACTGCGGGTCACGATGTCCGCGGACGCCGGCACGAAGCGTGGCTCCGTGGCGGAGCGGGTGCGCCTGGCATATGCCGAACTGGCCGTTTTTGAGGGCCGGTACCGTGATGTCCTGCAGATGTTCCCGCATGCGGATGCCACCGATCTGGGCAGCGAAGCCAAGATCATGGCGGCGAGCCTGTTGTCTGAGGCGCAGGCTGTCACCGGCGACATCCTCGGCGCCGTGGGGCTGGGCCGGCAGGTCATTGTCGCCGCTGCCGCCCTGGATCTGGCCGACGTCACCATCCGCGAAATCAGGGGCAGGTTCCTGCTGCTCCTGCTGCTGTCGGCAAAGTTCCGGGAGGCCGGGGACTTCATCGCGGGCACCTCGGAGTCCTGGGACGAGCAGGCCAGGCTTGGCGGCATGTTCGAGATCGGTCAGGGGATTGTCGACCTCCATCATGGTCATCTCACCCGGGCCCTTCCGCGGCTGCAATCCGGAGTCTGGCAGCTCAGCGTGCACGATCCGGATGCTGTTGCCGGACTCGCAACGGCAGCCTGCGCCTACGCGCTTGCACTCCAGGGCGAGGAGGACAAAGCCGGGGCCCTGCTGCTGGATCTTGAGGAGCCAATGCCGCGGGCGTCGTGGCTGGTGAACCGGATCACGCGCTACTTCGAGCTGTCCGCAAAAGCGGAAATCGGTCAAAAGACCGAGGCGCTCCGCGCGCTGAAGCTTGAAGCCGACATCGACACTGAAGCCTCCGCGCTCGCCACCGGACTCCAGTTTCTCTCCGCTGTGGCCCGGCTGGGAGACCGCCAGGCCAGCCAGAAGCTCAGTGACCTGGCGGGCCAGGTCACGGGCCACTTCGCCGGCCTTTGCTCCCGGCTCGCGGAAGGGCTGAAGGATGCCGACAGCGAGGAATTGCTGGCAACCTCCAAGGACGCCGATGCGGCCGGACACGCAGTCTTCGCCAGGGACGTGACAAGAAAAGCTGTCAGCTGCGCCAACGATGCCGGGAACCGTATCTCGCTCCGGATGGCCCAGCGCACCCAGCAGTCCCTGGAGGACCGGTTCGGCAACCCCAGGAACGGCGTGCTGTCCCTGCTGACCTCGACGCTGACAGCCCGGGAATCCGAGGTGGCTGTCAGGGCCGCCGCGGGTACCTCCAACCGGAAGATCGCAGACGAGATGCACGTTTCCGTCCGCACGGTTGAGGGACACCTCTACCAGGTGTATGCGAAACTCCACGTCGCGAGCAGGTCGGAGCTCAAAGATGTCATCGCCGGACCAGCGGAACACGCCCGCCTCGGTTAG
- a CDS encoding helix-turn-helix transcriptional regulator, producing MSRESLGWGNVSTTLAPAEEEPAAGPLDRHRWTGLARNADADRVRSALLAEDRMGVVITGDRGVGKTQVGRTAIAGFGPDVYTLQLRSSGPGSATPYGCLAFTLARLPQSSLGSPTAILHGITSLIRDDAAGRKCVIMLDNAGALDELSTGVLLNLLQTRTARLVATAQRTTDLPPDFYWLITSGQLAEVRLANLTEVETLEVLKAALGHRVSSALASQLHQLVGGSPTLLQAVVSEQIERGNLVLSGSVWTLVDEVVLDGRTALEDIVRARYARETPVARELIEVLSCARTLPLARLARMYSPGVIADMEDAGQIVIERTDRHPVSLGDRYLGDIVRNWLSVERRLELRDKVPGHQQEELNELTVEDLMAYAAWTHDCDAPLAPAHAVAAAGAAVKLFDPKFALKCADSLTPEDPEWTEGQLQKSAAYLQLGLPLQAMAALDDVSEAQLSTLGAEAYAELIAAKADCMSWLEDRTGQVPELIRRARLRLHELGELQPAASAGELASAGWCLDLCEFNYLSFVGDYAPMMERLNAAASPDVDDIDPVHRLRSGIILMEALCMTGKEIDARKLMRDIGGQLGEWSNVPRIRENFAWRSFNVLLLSGQWRQSIDMLKDASGRAGHGLHSGSAATDLAVGLAYVYAGRGYMALDPLLAAIAQLEVRASLHSLRQAYAATAFAYAQTGNSVQATVYLDRARSADGPARFTVRSAADFCMDMASRWLGDPEAKDRLVRAAEEHYRAGRYTLAGIFMLGATVNGTTRDFHFMEEIAGLRQGPLAELSRTVAVGSRKKDAAIMLEAAAQAAAMELDAVQARCAALAFDFAKAAGLSGKASAAHAILESLADSLPALPITPRNKGPLLTERERQIATLAGNGVSNKDIALAIGISVRTVEGHLYQVFTKLGVSSRSDLLGLI from the coding sequence ATGTCGAGGGAATCGCTGGGCTGGGGAAATGTTTCCACTACATTGGCACCCGCCGAAGAAGAACCTGCAGCAGGTCCGCTGGACCGGCACCGGTGGACCGGTCTCGCGCGCAATGCCGACGCCGACCGGGTCCGTAGTGCCCTGCTCGCGGAGGACCGCATGGGCGTGGTCATCACCGGTGACCGCGGGGTCGGCAAGACACAGGTAGGACGCACTGCGATCGCGGGCTTCGGCCCCGACGTCTATACCCTCCAGCTCCGCAGCTCGGGACCGGGGTCGGCGACCCCTTACGGCTGCCTCGCCTTCACCCTCGCCCGCCTGCCGCAAAGCTCCCTTGGCTCGCCGACGGCCATCCTGCACGGCATCACCTCCCTGATCCGGGACGACGCCGCCGGGCGCAAATGCGTCATTATGCTGGACAACGCCGGAGCCCTGGACGAACTGAGCACCGGTGTCCTGCTCAACCTGCTCCAGACCCGGACCGCACGGCTCGTCGCCACTGCCCAGCGCACAACGGACCTTCCGCCGGACTTCTACTGGCTCATCACCTCCGGGCAGCTGGCCGAGGTCCGGCTCGCCAACCTCACGGAGGTCGAAACCCTCGAGGTGCTCAAGGCGGCACTCGGGCACAGGGTCTCCAGCGCACTGGCAAGCCAGCTGCACCAGCTGGTCGGCGGCAGCCCGACGCTGCTGCAGGCCGTAGTCTCCGAGCAGATCGAACGCGGCAACCTGGTGCTGTCCGGATCCGTCTGGACCCTGGTGGACGAGGTGGTCCTTGACGGGCGGACCGCACTGGAAGACATCGTCCGGGCACGGTATGCCCGGGAAACACCGGTGGCCCGGGAGCTCATCGAGGTGCTGTCCTGCGCCCGGACCCTGCCACTGGCCCGGCTCGCGCGGATGTACAGCCCCGGGGTGATCGCGGACATGGAGGACGCGGGCCAGATTGTGATCGAACGGACGGACCGGCATCCCGTTTCACTCGGGGACCGCTATCTGGGCGACATCGTTCGGAACTGGCTCAGTGTGGAGCGCAGGCTGGAGCTGCGGGACAAGGTGCCGGGGCACCAGCAGGAGGAGCTCAATGAGCTCACCGTGGAGGACCTGATGGCCTACGCGGCCTGGACCCACGACTGTGATGCGCCGCTGGCACCCGCCCACGCCGTGGCGGCCGCCGGCGCCGCCGTCAAACTCTTTGACCCGAAGTTTGCGCTCAAATGCGCCGACAGCCTGACCCCGGAGGATCCGGAATGGACCGAAGGGCAGCTGCAGAAATCCGCCGCCTACCTTCAGCTGGGGCTCCCACTGCAGGCCATGGCTGCCCTGGACGACGTCTCCGAGGCCCAGCTCAGCACCCTCGGCGCGGAGGCATACGCGGAGCTGATCGCCGCGAAGGCGGACTGCATGTCGTGGCTCGAGGACCGGACGGGACAGGTTCCTGAACTGATCCGCCGGGCCCGGCTGCGGCTCCATGAACTCGGTGAGCTCCAGCCGGCGGCCTCAGCCGGGGAACTGGCGAGCGCCGGTTGGTGCCTGGACCTCTGCGAATTCAACTACCTCTCCTTCGTCGGTGACTACGCGCCCATGATGGAACGGCTCAACGCGGCGGCTTCGCCGGACGTGGATGACATCGATCCGGTGCACCGGCTGAGATCCGGGATCATCCTGATGGAAGCCCTCTGCATGACGGGCAAGGAAATCGATGCCCGCAAGCTGATGCGTGACATCGGCGGGCAGCTGGGGGAATGGTCCAACGTTCCGAGGATCCGCGAAAACTTCGCCTGGCGGTCCTTCAACGTGCTGCTGCTGTCCGGACAGTGGCGCCAGAGCATCGACATGCTCAAGGACGCCAGCGGCCGGGCCGGCCACGGGCTGCATTCGGGCAGCGCGGCCACTGATCTTGCGGTTGGACTTGCATACGTCTACGCGGGCCGCGGCTATATGGCGCTCGACCCGCTCCTGGCCGCGATCGCGCAGCTCGAAGTCCGGGCCAGCCTGCACTCCCTGCGGCAGGCCTACGCAGCGACCGCCTTCGCCTACGCCCAGACCGGCAATTCCGTGCAGGCCACCGTTTACCTGGACCGGGCACGCTCAGCGGACGGCCCCGCCCGCTTCACGGTCCGAAGCGCCGCGGACTTCTGCATGGACATGGCCTCACGCTGGCTGGGTGATCCGGAGGCGAAGGACCGGCTGGTGCGCGCGGCCGAGGAACACTACCGGGCCGGCCGTTACACCCTGGCCGGCATCTTCATGCTCGGCGCGACGGTCAACGGCACCACCCGGGACTTCCACTTTATGGAGGAGATCGCCGGGTTGCGGCAGGGTCCGCTGGCGGAGCTGTCCCGGACCGTAGCCGTGGGCAGCCGCAAGAAAGACGCCGCCATCATGCTGGAAGCCGCAGCCCAGGCCGCGGCCATGGAACTCGACGCAGTCCAGGCCAGATGCGCCGCCCTCGCCTTCGACTTCGCCAAGGCTGCTGGTCTGAGCGGAAAGGCCAGTGCCGCACACGCCATCCTTGAAAGCCTCGCGGATTCCCTGCCCGCCCTGCCGATCACGCCCAGGAACAAGGGGCCGCTCCTCACCGAGAGGGAGCGGCAGATAGCCACCCTTGCCGGAAACGGAGTCTCGAACAAGGATATAGCCCTGGCCATCGGCATCTCAGTGAGAACAGTGGAAGGGCACCTCTACCAGGTGTTCACCAAGCTGGGAGTTTCTTCGCGAAGTGATCTGCTTGGACTTATCTAG
- a CDS encoding helix-turn-helix transcriptional regulator translates to MESLTESATLVGRSGVVKDIVRCLRDGVKSGALIVGNPGTGKTAVSRAVIRELRPNTAVIRLAATPALSAVPFGALSPYLSQLPAHDLDSYSAVVKAVTDSIKSQPSRPLFVIDDAQCLDRGTTQLVAQAVATGAASVLATCRPGLLIPEEFLALWDDGILAKFDLEPLTRAEVHQLCEQVLRADVSPWASAVFADASAGNPFMLLSLIEHARKTGALGLRRGIWFLLSPPALADIPVADLIGHELRSMSPEERTAAAIVALAGPISLGQLLGFGGPKAVDALERAGIISVSRGADRTVRPASPLIGEIIRRWVPAGRSAGLRASFVSLPSGTFVPPDAFLNRVRWALDCGAVVPADQLLKAASTANAALDAPAALRTAEAISDAALVPEARLQMAYARYLLGDREQSAKFLQLSEPAPNEESRLLAALLSGRLRGRAKAPAPPDAAPAGAAPGVGRIRNGGPASPGEAAAGPSWLDPAPIAAAAGIAGSQLNAGQEDREGRLSRLVVAAGERPEIKLPAESLLAELLCAKGRVVEGIGLARDAWQGAQSWDMALPLVYEDLLVRYSLSLNWAGEWEALGTALDEYEALYPSRLLLSGGILHLMRGLARVRQGRMPEGIAELVLGVEELTIADPWELLPLAHAVAAYAASVVGQAQEAEEHAAAFRLFRYRGPGAVPLLAEAYSTAASGSPGGAGDVSKRLTGLAAEAKRQGLRGVETDIRRLAVRRGDTEAADGLALSSLAVEGREAGMLHDYALAVLQADDAELVRISDKALRAGYVLLALEAAQQAERCLAETTDKRKLLAVQRKIQNRMTAAGMAAHIDLVRPEQDAELTARETEILDLVSGGATNAEIASRLCVSQRTVEGHLYRVFAKLGVSRRVDLIDTGGDSHRA, encoded by the coding sequence GTGGAAAGCCTGACTGAGTCAGCCACGCTGGTTGGACGGTCCGGCGTCGTCAAGGACATTGTCAGGTGCCTGCGGGACGGCGTGAAGTCCGGCGCCCTCATCGTCGGCAACCCGGGGACCGGGAAGACCGCCGTTTCCAGGGCGGTCATCCGGGAACTCCGGCCCAACACGGCGGTGATTCGACTCGCAGCAACCCCGGCCCTGTCGGCCGTGCCCTTCGGCGCGCTGTCGCCCTATCTCAGCCAGCTGCCCGCGCACGACCTGGATTCGTACTCCGCCGTCGTTAAGGCCGTGACGGACAGTATCAAATCCCAGCCCAGCAGGCCGCTCTTCGTGATCGACGACGCCCAGTGCCTGGACCGCGGGACGACGCAGCTTGTGGCCCAGGCCGTAGCCACCGGGGCTGCCAGCGTCCTGGCCACCTGCCGGCCGGGCCTGCTGATCCCCGAGGAATTCCTGGCCCTCTGGGATGACGGGATCCTGGCGAAATTTGATCTGGAGCCGCTCACCCGGGCCGAGGTGCACCAGCTCTGCGAGCAGGTACTCCGGGCCGATGTCTCGCCCTGGGCCAGCGCGGTGTTCGCGGACGCCTCCGCCGGAAACCCGTTTATGCTGCTCTCCCTGATCGAACACGCCCGGAAGACCGGGGCGCTGGGACTGCGCCGTGGCATCTGGTTCCTGCTCTCACCTCCCGCCCTGGCCGATATCCCGGTCGCTGACCTGATCGGCCATGAACTGCGCTCGATGTCACCCGAGGAACGGACTGCTGCCGCCATCGTGGCGCTGGCTGGACCAATTTCGCTCGGCCAGTTGCTGGGATTCGGCGGCCCGAAGGCTGTCGACGCGCTGGAGAGGGCCGGCATTATCAGCGTGTCGCGGGGCGCCGACCGGACGGTGCGTCCGGCAAGCCCCCTGATCGGCGAGATCATCCGCCGCTGGGTTCCGGCGGGCAGAAGCGCGGGACTGCGTGCCAGCTTCGTGTCACTGCCGTCGGGAACGTTTGTGCCCCCGGACGCCTTCCTGAACCGGGTTCGGTGGGCCCTGGATTGCGGGGCCGTGGTCCCGGCGGACCAGCTCCTCAAGGCGGCGTCCACGGCCAATGCGGCCCTCGATGCCCCGGCGGCGCTCAGGACCGCTGAGGCAATTTCCGACGCTGCGTTGGTTCCCGAGGCCCGGCTGCAGATGGCCTACGCGCGCTATCTGCTCGGCGACCGCGAGCAGTCCGCGAAATTCCTTCAGCTCTCCGAACCCGCCCCGAACGAGGAATCTCGCCTTCTGGCGGCGCTGCTGTCCGGCCGCCTGCGGGGACGGGCAAAGGCACCGGCACCTCCGGACGCAGCACCCGCCGGCGCGGCACCCGGCGTCGGCCGGATCCGGAACGGAGGGCCGGCCTCGCCAGGGGAAGCCGCGGCGGGGCCGTCGTGGCTGGATCCGGCTCCGATTGCCGCGGCGGCGGGGATCGCCGGTAGCCAGCTGAACGCCGGCCAGGAGGACCGTGAGGGCAGACTGAGCCGGCTGGTCGTGGCCGCAGGGGAGCGGCCAGAAATCAAACTTCCGGCGGAGTCGCTGCTCGCCGAACTGCTCTGCGCCAAGGGCAGGGTCGTGGAGGGCATCGGGCTCGCCCGCGACGCCTGGCAGGGGGCGCAAAGCTGGGACATGGCGTTGCCGCTCGTTTACGAAGACCTGCTGGTGCGCTACAGCCTGAGCCTGAACTGGGCCGGGGAATGGGAGGCGCTCGGCACTGCCCTCGATGAGTACGAGGCCCTTTACCCGTCGAGGCTGTTGCTCAGCGGCGGCATCCTGCACTTGATGAGGGGCCTCGCCCGCGTCCGTCAAGGGCGCATGCCCGAGGGCATTGCCGAACTCGTTCTTGGCGTCGAGGAACTCACGATTGCCGATCCCTGGGAGTTGCTGCCGCTAGCCCATGCCGTGGCAGCCTATGCCGCCTCCGTGGTGGGCCAGGCGCAGGAGGCCGAGGAGCACGCGGCCGCTTTCCGGCTGTTCCGATACCGGGGGCCGGGGGCCGTCCCGCTGCTCGCCGAAGCCTATTCAACCGCGGCCAGCGGATCACCGGGCGGGGCCGGCGATGTCAGCAAGAGGCTCACCGGCCTGGCCGCGGAGGCCAAACGGCAGGGACTGCGGGGGGTCGAGACGGATATCAGACGGCTTGCCGTGCGCCGCGGAGATACCGAAGCGGCGGACGGTCTTGCCCTCAGCAGCCTCGCGGTCGAGGGGAGGGAAGCGGGGATGCTGCACGACTATGCGCTTGCAGTGCTGCAGGCTGACGACGCCGAACTCGTCCGGATCAGTGACAAGGCATTGCGTGCCGGCTACGTGTTGCTGGCCCTCGAAGCGGCGCAGCAGGCGGAACGGTGCCTGGCCGAAACCACGGACAAGCGGAAGCTGCTGGCGGTCCAGCGGAAGATCCAGAACCGGATGACTGCTGCCGGGATGGCTGCCCACATCGACCTGGTCCGTCCCGAGCAGGATGCGGAACTGACCGCCCGGGAAACCGAAATCCTGGATTTGGTGTCCGGCGGTGCCACCAACGCCGAGATCGCCAGCAGGCTCTGCGTTTCCCAGCGGACCGTGGAAGGACACCTCTACCGGGTCTTCGCCAAACTGGGCGTCAGCCGGCGGGTCGATCTTATCGACACGGGCGGCGATTCGCACCGGGCCTGA